From a region of the uncultured Desulfatiglans sp. genome:
- a CDS encoding 2Fe-2S iron-sulfur cluster binding domain protein: MTDFTITFQPDNISIKVEEGTTIAKAAQDAGVFINNLCGGEGVCGQCRVQVTGGKIDTDDQSRAFFSKEELAKGYTLACQTEVHDDLDVLVPPESRIEGAQIMTGESDRSSATGAAGSEERPSGPLVRKVYVELPEPTLEDNMADVERLFRGIRKILGWHQYEITLPCLRKLSEKLRQNDWKVTVSLAREIERYRIIDIEHGDTSMEPCYGLAVDVGTTTVVAQLLDLGKQQVLDVDGTHNMQASYGEDVISRMIFACGKGGLDPLHAAVIRNINQLIRNLTSRNGIAPEAIRAIVAAGNTTMSHFLLGLTPCSIRLEPYVPTAYIYPQISAREVGLNTHENAILETIPSVASYVGGDIVAGVLASGIADSEAVRGLIDIGTNGEIAIGNKDWLVCCSASAGPAFEGGGTRCGMRATKGAIEKVQILDGAVQYQTIGNSAPRGICGSGLIDIIYELVKNRIITPDGKFHRKLSDPRLTFVDDIPQYTIAERDETETGDILVITESDIDNLMKSKGAVFAAIKALMDYIGMPFDQLESLYVAGGFGSFLNIPKAVAIGLLPDIDREKIQFIGNSSLTGARMCLLSEAAMEKSMTISRSMTNIELSNYQPFMDEYIASLFLPHTDRRLFPSVDY, from the coding sequence ATGACTGACTTTACCATAACATTTCAGCCCGACAATATCTCCATCAAGGTGGAAGAAGGCACGACGATCGCGAAAGCGGCCCAGGACGCCGGGGTCTTTATCAACAACCTGTGCGGCGGTGAGGGGGTCTGCGGGCAATGCCGCGTCCAGGTCACCGGCGGCAAGATCGATACGGATGATCAAAGCAGGGCCTTTTTTTCAAAGGAGGAACTCGCCAAGGGGTACACCCTCGCTTGTCAAACGGAAGTGCACGATGACCTCGACGTGCTGGTGCCTCCCGAATCCCGGATCGAGGGTGCGCAGATCATGACGGGAGAAAGCGACCGGTCTTCCGCCACGGGCGCTGCGGGATCCGAAGAGCGGCCTTCGGGGCCCTTGGTCCGCAAGGTCTACGTGGAGCTTCCGGAGCCCACCCTGGAAGACAACATGGCCGATGTCGAACGGCTTTTCCGCGGGATACGCAAGATCCTCGGCTGGCACCAATACGAAATCACTCTTCCGTGTCTCCGAAAATTGTCTGAAAAACTGCGTCAGAATGACTGGAAGGTGACCGTGAGCCTGGCGCGGGAGATCGAACGCTACCGCATCATCGACATCGAGCACGGAGATACCAGCATGGAGCCCTGTTACGGCCTGGCGGTGGATGTCGGCACCACCACTGTGGTCGCACAGTTGCTCGATCTCGGCAAGCAGCAGGTCCTCGATGTGGACGGCACCCACAATATGCAGGCATCCTACGGCGAGGACGTGATCTCGCGCATGATCTTCGCCTGCGGAAAAGGCGGGCTGGATCCCCTGCATGCCGCCGTCATCCGCAATATCAACCAGTTGATCCGCAACCTGACCAGCCGCAACGGGATCGCGCCCGAAGCCATCCGGGCCATCGTGGCCGCTGGGAACACGACAATGAGCCACTTTCTGCTCGGACTGACCCCCTGCTCCATCCGGCTGGAACCCTATGTCCCTACGGCCTATATCTACCCACAGATCTCGGCCCGGGAGGTCGGCCTCAACACCCATGAAAACGCCATTCTCGAGACCATCCCGAGTGTAGCTTCCTACGTTGGCGGTGATATCGTAGCAGGTGTGCTCGCCTCCGGCATAGCGGACAGCGAGGCGGTCCGGGGTTTGATCGACATCGGAACCAACGGGGAGATCGCCATCGGGAACAAGGATTGGCTGGTCTGCTGCTCGGCATCGGCCGGCCCCGCCTTCGAGGGGGGCGGCACCCGTTGCGGCATGCGCGCCACTAAAGGCGCCATCGAAAAGGTCCAGATACTGGATGGCGCGGTTCAATATCAAACGATTGGAAACTCCGCCCCCCGCGGAATCTGCGGCTCGGGGTTGATCGACATCATCTACGAATTGGTGAAGAACCGGATTATCACCCCGGATGGGAAATTTCATCGGAAGCTGTCCGACCCACGGCTGACATTCGTGGACGATATCCCGCAGTACACCATCGCCGAGCGGGATGAAACCGAGACCGGGGACATCCTCGTGATCACCGAATCGGACATCGACAATCTGATGAAATCGAAAGGCGCTGTCTTCGCCGCGATCAAGGCGCTCATGGACTATATCGGGATGCCCTTCGACCAGCTCGAGAGCCTTTACGTCGCCGGGGGGTTCGGGAGCTTCTTGAACATCCCCAAGGCGGTCGCGATCGGTCTCCTGCCGGATATCGACCGGGAGAAGATCCAGTTCATCGGAAACAGCTCCCTGACCGGCGCTCGGATGTGTTTGTTGTCCGAAGCCGCAATGGAAAAATCCATGACCATCTCCCGATCCATGACCAATATCGAGCTTTCGAACTATCAGCCGTTCATGGACGAATACATTGCCTCTCTCTTTCTGCCACACACGGATCGGAGGCTTTTTCCGAGTGTCGACTATTGA
- a CDS encoding Peptidase M19, renal dipeptidase has translation MVQKGLRVDGHTDWPYYMMREGCGLPFACLSEGAFTVQRAAEGGVRLFGTALYCEDAFNGPGSAGMHLDHLLALTLERLQGLSILKAREDLEALRTAEGVLGTFLILENADALADDPARLTRLRDNGVLLVGLTHAGSNRLAQGNGIETASGLTGVGRGVLDEIKSLGLAVDVAHLHPRCFWELVGSFDGPLVDSHTGIRDLCPLRRNLDLDQAREIMIRGGVVGVTFNPEMLTASRPCGLEDIFRHVDLLVQTFGPNGVALGSDFFGFDNLCQGMEHIGQVGRLARMMASHGYTATEVEQIMGGNWVRFLGELLSRREACA, from the coding sequence TTGGTTCAAAAAGGCCTCCGGGTCGACGGCCACACTGACTGGCCGTATTACATGATGAGGGAAGGCTGCGGCCTTCCGTTCGCCTGTCTCTCCGAAGGCGCTTTCACAGTCCAGCGGGCCGCCGAAGGGGGTGTCCGCCTCTTCGGTACCGCGCTTTATTGCGAGGATGCATTCAACGGCCCAGGCTCAGCCGGGATGCATCTGGACCATCTCCTCGCCTTGACGCTCGAAAGGCTGCAGGGATTGAGCATCCTCAAAGCCCGCGAAGATCTCGAGGCCCTTCGAACGGCCGAAGGCGTGCTGGGAACGTTTCTTATTCTGGAAAACGCCGACGCCCTTGCCGATGATCCGGCCCGCCTGACTCGTCTCCGGGACAACGGCGTGCTTCTGGTCGGATTGACGCACGCCGGATCGAACCGCCTGGCCCAAGGAAACGGCATCGAAACCGCCTCAGGGTTGACGGGTGTCGGACGCGGGGTTCTCGACGAGATCAAAAGCCTGGGCCTCGCCGTAGATGTCGCGCATTTGCATCCGCGTTGCTTCTGGGAGCTCGTCGGGTCTTTCGATGGACCGTTGGTCGACTCCCATACAGGCATCCGGGACCTCTGCCCTCTCAGAAGAAATCTCGATCTGGACCAGGCCCGGGAGATCATGATCCGGGGCGGTGTGGTCGGGGTGACCTTCAACCCGGAAATGCTCACCGCCTCACGACCCTGTGGATTGGAAGACATCTTCAGGCATGTGGATCTGCTGGTCCAGACCTTCGGCCCCAACGGTGTCGCCCTGGGATCCGATTTTTTCGGTTTTGACAATCTCTGCCAAGGGATGGAACATATCGGTCAGGTGGGCCGCCTGGCCCGGATGATGGCCTCCCATGGCTACACTGCCACAGAGGTTGAACAGATCATGGGCGGGAATTGGGTGCGTTTCCTGGGGGAACTCCTCAGCCGGCGCGAAGCCTGCGCCTGA